A region of the Hydra vulgaris chromosome 12, alternate assembly HydraT2T_AEP genome:
tatttattacatattttatttctaaactccaattgaataaatttcatataaattaaaCCAGATACAATATTAGCCATAGTGGTTTGATTTTTGTCAAAGTACTTTACTTTCTGATACATAAATTGGTGTAAACAGTTATTACATCTTTTTATGTTAATCTATCCATTTATATgtcttaaaaaacatataaacaaataagACCACTTTACCCTAAAtagaataattcatttttgaaaaaaatgttactcaaaaaaagtgaaaatatgTGACTTCAGAATGCTAACAATATGTGTACATCAATTGccaatgaaaaaatgaaataacacaaatataagaaaataacaGCTATTTGGATGTTTTAATCTATTCTAAtgagattttcttttttttaaattttcattctCCCTTGCAATTTAATATCAGAATAGACAAACCTGAAAATAAAACTTAGAATTCCATTTTACTATATGTAAAGTGGTTGAATTGATTTCAACTGTAACAGTGCCATCTGTAGGATAAACTGGACCATAGAGTTCGCAAACAACcctaaaaaccaaaataataaaatttctttagatttaagattcaaaatgcaaaaatttaattttaataaaacatcaagctacttttgataaattaaattctaaCAAGTTAATCAATTTAATccataagtaaaaaataaaactggatataagtaaaaaataaaattatttatggtAAGATAAATTGTGTTCAAGGAAAGGTGGTAGGGAGAAGAGGGAGAGGAGAAGAGGGAGAGGAGAAGAGGGAGAGTAAAGAActccaaaataaaatatttgtgttttaaaagTGTTCCTGATTCAATTCTTTTGATTTTCCACTTATTTctgtctgtttttattttaaataaatttattatagttataatttatagttataattaaaatccctcaataatcttttaaataactttttaaaacagatgagtgtaatgttttaaaacaagttttatttaaaacttttttaaaacagatgagtgtaatgttttaaaacaagttttatttaaaacttttttaaaacagatgagtataatgtttttaaacaagttttatttaataaacaattacaaattaacttcaaaaaattatcctcaattttattttgttgagaTATTTAACAAAATGCACAAACTTAATacgcaaaataaacttttttaaaaattctttcttttgttttttaaacacaaatactttgtttttgaactgcttttatttatctttaaagcTTTTTATGGAAAGATTTTATATCAAGAACTACACAAGTCTCCAAAAGATCAAACCTAGAGATATTGCTGAAatcacataaataaaaacaatcctgttgatatagccacaaataaaacagaaaataacagCATGTCAGTAAAAAACAGTGTTTTTAATGTTACCaacaaatttaagaaaataactaaaatcgaatttaaaaaatttaagttacttttacaacctcaactttttttaaaacaattctttaaaaacaatttgatgcaaaaataaatctaaattattgctAAATATCCTGGTGTGTACAAACTTGTGTACACTTGtaatagagaaaaaaacaagagtattttataaagaagtcTCCATATCAATCTTTTTGGAAAATAAAACCAGACATGAaaaaaacagcataaaaaataattggaatgctttgggaacaaaaaaaatactgcaaTCATTGTcacaatatatttaattgaatgcACATCAATTGTAATTAATTCTAACTACATAGGTAAGCTTTTACTCTTAAATTTTAGGAACAAAGAATTTTCAGgcacattacaaaataaaatttttaaaaacctaaaaaacctatatttttaacactagtaaaatttaatattataatatgttataaaacaaaaatattgcattctttcaataaaaatatatctttgaaaatcttcttaaaatctAATTGACCTGGATTAAACAACaatagcaattaatttttcaccatggtaattgtttttttaacaaaccttattagggttttattaatttttttcatttttatgcgATGCTTTGAATGCTTGTTCTGATGTAACACCAAGCTGGATCTTCTGCTTACTGAGATAATTCTTGAAGTGAAATCTAACTATCTAAAACCTCTATTCAcatgaaatcttttttgcaAATAGATCATAGACAAAGTGTTTCAAGAAAGCATGGATTCTGCAAAACTtatctattttctttttgtataatatatcaAATTTCATCCCTGTTTTAAAGATGAAATCTTTAAAGATCCCTGTTCATTAGAGAACAGGGATCTTTAAAGATTTCATCTTCATGATAATCTTTAAAGATCCCTGTTTCTATCAATACCAACACATACAACAGAACTATTTCCTTTTATTATCATCTTATTTCCTGAAGGAACTTTACTAGCATAAATAGTTTagtacaataaataatatctatttaaaaaagaattcacATTTCTtgaattgacattttttaacgtGGTAAAACTTATCCAAAGAGTGCAGTGTGTAAACTAGCCTATATTTAGTAAGGTGAGTTTGTAGTTGTCAATTGTTCTACTGGAACGGAAtaggaaaaggaaaaaaaaattaaatgaacatgcgaagtttaaatttaaattttcttatagcAAAAACATGAATGCTCACATGATTATGTTCTCTTTCTATTTTATGTTCCATAGAAACATGAAATAGGGCAAAAataattagcattaaaaaacttaatacttaacaagttaaaaaaaactatttaatgacATTAAACTCGAGTTCGCATGCCTTCTTTGCACAACTTGTTCTAAACAACAGGGAGGGAAATTTTaccgttacttttttttctttttgtaactaCCACTTAAACTACAACAATGaatgtgattaatttttttaaatgaagagcAATACAATTTATATCCCAGTTTACATCCTGCAGTGTAACACCCTATTTGTAACATATAACAACGCAAGTGTTTTAATCTATTTTGGATCTTCCAACAACTTGTCTTATCTCCATAAATATTCCTAACACCACGCAATCTGGGTCATAATTTACCATCAAGTTCAAGATGATTTCACTTCTAACCTGCTATGTTTCTGCTCACTTTAACTGGAAGAGCATTTTCTTCTGTTGCAAGTTTATACATGTACTGTTACCAAGAACAAATATCTCTTTTAGCGCAAAAGAAAAAACTCTGTCAGCAACATTTAGATTCTTTGAAGTATTCAAGACAgagagttttgaaaattttttaatcatattagTGACAAATACCAGGACCAACTGTTTGACAGGATTCTGAGCtcaataaactcttttttttaatcgagTTTTTCCTGTAGGTATAATCGAGTTGTTCCTGTAGGTAAAATttaggtaaaatatttttagcattctATTCAAGAAATGCAGttgtaaactttttgttaaatttttaaccaGATCATTCAACTAGAAAACTTCACTAGTCTACAGTATTACAGGTACCTTTCAGTTTAAAATATAGACTTGTCTTGCAGGTTTCGCAAATTCCAGAACATAAATTCTCATCCATTCAGAAGAGTGGATAAGTTTAAACTAAATTGAGATTTTgagatttactatttttatcatttaacaattgcataaaaacaacaacaatgaaTTAAGTaagatattgttataaaatattgctaTTAGATATAATTAAGTTAagatataacaataaaaaaattacagcaAAATTTATAGCACATAAATATCTCAAAAAGTTAGTTTTCAGACTTAAACCACTTTGGTTTTCATTTGCccatttcatattaaaaataaaaaaaattacttactttGAAGAGATTTGATACAATTCATTTCTTAACAGACATTTTACACCAGCAACATTTACAGATATTATATCTGAAAAAGTTGAACCAAGATCTTTGCCAAATATTGATAGACGGGTAAACCCTTTTATTGGTGCTTTCATTGGATCTAACTATGATCaatattaatagaaaaattagtataaaattgtgtttaatgttaatcctaaatttaaatttcaaagtatGTATATTGGAAAGCaagttatatacttttaaaataactattactaTGTTAATATACTacaggtttttaaaaataaaaagcaaaatacacataaactgttgttttgtcttttttttctaccatcttcacttccaacaaggctgcaagcaaccactattggAGTTgaaacagtcacagtaaaaggatgaaacctaattgaatgacgagtaagaTAAGAATGatttttagtagatggcacaagataCGCTAGcactttaaagtatttatagaaaagagaaagagcagcAATATTATGACGATGGGAGAATGATTGAAGGCTGCAAGtacaggtccaactatgtttcaatcgtttttgcaccttttctataagagaaaggacatcattCGAAGATCGGATccaaatatggcaacagtattccatacaaggtagatttgagatttatagagataaaaaatagaattctGAGTAAGAAtatggcaagcacgataaagagatgcaatcttagcagatgctatatttgaaatcaatttgatatatgttttcCAAGAAAGaccagaagtaagagttaatccttgAAGACAAAGGGCAGATAACTCATCGAGTGAATttccattcataaatataggatgATCAAGATTGTTGCGATAACAATTAGccggaaaaaaaatttagttttatctggGTTAAAGTTCACCGGCCACTGAGAGCCCcttgctgtagcagaagtgagatctttttcaagcttaAATACCCCTTCCAAGCAAtgagagagtgttggcttcatATCAAGACAGAAATAGATGGTAGTATCATCAACGAACATTGCAACCCTATATGTGAGAATTTAAAagagatcattaatgtaaattaaaaaaagtatacgaccaagaatagaaccttgaggaacccctaaaGTCACAAGAAATGAAGAAAAGTGCTgcccatcaaggacaacttttatactacaattggtaatgaaggattcaataaccttaaagatgttacctgatacacatTAAGAAAAGAGCTTATCAAagactttagaaatgtcaagagtaaTAGTCTTAGCCTCTCCATggctatctaatgcacaataaaacctatcagttattaccgttaacaaatcagcagtagaaagAGAAggtcgaaatccatattgatgatcagaaagtaagttattagattcaagatgataGATTAAGTGTTTgataattaaagactcaaaaaacctttttatgaTAGGAAGAATGGGATGGTAATTAGAcgagtcagattgctctccagaattttcgaaaatagggataacaggaAATATTCCATGGGTATTCCATAGATTTCCATGGAAACCCCACGGAATTCTATGAGTAAACCACGGTTTTCCCATAGAAATTGAAATCCCATAGAaattctatgattttttttttaacctaacctaaccatgattttttttttcataactcaTGTTGCCTCATGGTTTTACAAATGCGTGTTTAAAGATGTTGTTGTATACAAGTTACAACGTAGATTTTCAAAAGTTACAAATGATTATAACTCATAATCATTTGTAATTTGagtaaatagtattttttcatTCTTCCCGAGACATCTCGAGACTCATATTTAACTTTCTTGGTCTTGGACTTGAAGTTGGATTCTTGGTATAAATCATGGTATTGAATCATAATGTCTCGGTCTCGGCCTTACTGTCTTTACATCTCTGGATATTATCATATTATGATGCGTtataaaatgcatatatttatCTTATTCCAGCTAGTGCAAATAGCTTTGCTTATTTTGCATAACTTGCAATAGTATAGCAAGTATGTCAAGTGAATCAGTttgacttttaatatttatttggtttactacaaatattttagttttaatgtacATTAGATAACCAGTGTATAAGGTAAGCAGTGTATTAGATACGCTTAGGTAAGCAGTGTATTAGATAAGCTTAGGTAAGCAGTGTATTAGATAAGCTTAGGTAAGCAGTGTATTAGATAAGCTTAGGTAAGCAGTGTATAGATAACTAATGTACAAAAGATAATTTGTTCTATCGAAAAAATATAAGTGTAACCTCAGTGGAGAAATATAAGCGTAACCTtagttctatataaatgttaccaaCATacaggtaacatttatatatttacatatatcttttcattttaactttgtcaatttatttaaattactacattacCAGCAGGCAGGTTTGACTGGCAATATAAATGACATAGTACATCATGACGATAGCTCAgacaaagaagtaagttttttttttaactacaattTATAAGTAATACTATATTTGCTGCtgccttgttctatataaatgttactaacatgcaggtaaaatttatatatgtattagtttgtgtataaatctttttatttcaacttaatcattttatttaaattactacattataagCAGGAAGGTTTGACTGGAAATATAAACGATGTACACCATCCAGATGGCTTGGGCAAAAAAGGGGTAAtaatcttataattattatttataaataatgatatattcattgctacttttttctgtaaaaatgtTACCCAACATTTGGCAACATTTATGTTGAACATTTAAAAGGTTGTGTGTTGATCtgtaattataaagtaaattataatagataataattataagtataaataattaggtaaataaagaaaattaactagtatgtatatattaattttatgatGCATTGTCTAGATTATTGAAATGGACAATGATACTAACTGTGGTGAAAAcaataatgaatataaaaatgtgAATGGTAGTTTGTTTGACGATTACCTGGTTCTGCAATGTTCATGATCAATGGCAAAATGGTTTCTGCTATTGGGGGTGCAATACCACTTATAAATGGCCTTTTTTGGATTGAATAACGGGTGATGCGGAAGTTATCGGACAAAATAAAAACgtcaataacttatttataaataaaaaaacaaactactattatatttttttaaaataaagcatttatcttttaataaaaatatattattttttatatgaaaaaacacCATCTGCAATTGATCTCAATTTTGCTCTGACGCCTTTCATATGCGactgtaaaaagtttaaatcaatTTCTTGTAGTTTTAGTTTAAACCGATCAATCAAAACTTGCTCTGTTGAAGCTTGCCAATCTCCCTCGTAAACCTTCTGTGCCAAATGTCcccaaaaattttcaattggtCGTGCTTGAGACACATTTGGGGGATTGGATTCTTTATCAACGTAATAGACATATTGGTCCATTCAATTTAGAGAATCTTTAGAATGAGAGCTTGCTAAATCTGgccaaaataaatagtaaaagtcTCCATGATACTTGTGAATAAATGGAAGAAGTCGTTTTTCTAaacattcattaatatagattGATGAATTAATCGCTGACTAGAAGCGATCGTCATCGATGACTAGAAGCGATTTTGTGTTATAGAGTTGGTTAACTAGTTTCCTGCTTCTTTTCTTTGCCTTTATTTGTTGTTCTATAGTGTATTTTGGAGTCTTTtcacgttttttatatttaatattcattttttttaactgacgAACAATTGTCGATTGATTTACACCGAATTTAATACCTATTTTTCTCTGACTGACCCCTTTTCGATTGTTGACAAGTCTCGTTAACTCAGCTTTTTTTTCTCTAGTCCAGGATGTCAGACGACCAGGGTGCTTTCTATCAAAAAACGATTGAACAGTTTCAAGTCTTTTTAGGTTATCATATATTGTACTTCGAGCAAATCCTtccttttcaaaatgatttacgattttttttttatataataggtttatttacaaaaaacatttttagtcgCTTTCGAAAAGATTCTTGTTCAGCTGCATTTAacctcattttaaataattatagaaCGTTTATGCCTACgcataaaaccacaaaaactaattattatgcTCAAATAATGAAATTAGGATTTGTCCGATAACTTCCGCATCACCCGTTATGTTGTATTGAtgattctttttaatttgttgaagcTTGAAGTTAATTATTATCAAGTTTATATGTCAGAGGCGTGGTGGCCCTAGAGGCTATGCGGGATTCCCGCATGGGCTTTTCACTTTTTCATCTAAATTTGAGCcttttggcaaattttaattttttcaaaattttatagaaattccacaattatttacaatatttctgTTTATTTCTGTTTAATCACTTGATATAAATTCTTCAGCTTTGAGCGCAATTATATTAGCattttgcataataataatattgctCTGAAAACAAAGTAGATGTTTTAAGACgtattatgatatatttttttcataagaaaaattatgaaCCCATAAATGGTTTTTAACGATCGTAATATTGacgaaataaatttaaataagtccACATACCcaacaataataatagctattgttatataattaaattaacttaaattaacttaatttaaaaatttaacttcaaaacatttttctttaataaattaaatcgcaatacaattacaatatattaattgtatagcgttttaattcatttaagaaaaatgttttgttgttaagttttaaattaagttttatataaataagtatcgAACTCatgttttgcatttttataacgTTTCGAAACagatataaacttgttttatgataaataaagttttttatttttatacagtttatattattgtatgttaaataaagaattcaCTCCGTAATATCCTGTCCTCagacagattaaaaaaaagaatacatatttaaatatagaatatatattaaaaaaaactatccgAGTAGAAGGCGTCGTCGTTCATGGCTTCCTGCTgcaaatatattaacaatttcaTCTAAAGGGATTTCCTCTAAAATATCCGCATTGTAGTAACATAGTAACGTATCTCGCGTATGTTCCTGGGTCAATTTGTttcttaacttgttttttacatgtttaagaGCGGAAAAAACTCTCTCGCACTCATCAATATCAACACTTATCATCAAAATATGGTGATATATATGAAACGTATTTTTCATTGCCAAAGATCCGCCTAATGCTCTCCGTTGCAGAATATATCTAAAGTATGGAAAAATAaccataattaattttaaaatataataaataactgaacacataataaaatatgataaacttACTTGTAAGTGCATACAAGACATTGGTGCACAAGATGATTCTTTTCTTTATGAGCTCCTGTTTTGTAGTCATTTTCTGCCAATACCCGTTCTTCGTTATCTGAATTTTCTGCTTCGCTATCTTCCATTTCATTGTCGTCATTTAGTATCCCGATTCGACATGAGCCAAGAGCTTTCAAATAGAGTCGAAGTATTTTGAGTTCTTGTCCAAGACTAACACAATCAATGTTGTTCAATGAGGGGAATTTTGCAATATATGTATTGAAATTGTACGCATCAATTTCTTAGTCAGTCTTACAAATCAGCATATTTGGACATACAATTGAACACAAAGTATTCAAATCTTCGCATCCTTTATCACTAAATCTAGCACGCATCTCTGTCAATATATTACCGAATATTAAAGAACGTATTTCTTGAAATGTTGATCTCGGAAACGCATATAGCTGTTTCATACGGACACTGCCACCACCGTTCCCGTATGCTATACTTAAACGTTCTAAATCATTTTTCAACTCTGAGTTTTCAGGATCTAATTTCATGATACCATATATATTTCTTTGAAGTAcctataaatataatagttaacatgcaaatattttaacattaaaatgtatatgtatcaaaatattcttttaacaaGGTTAAATAATTATGAAGCAATCAAACAAGATAATTCAAAGtaatttaatattgatattattacCTTGCAATATGAATCAGCATATCTCCAGAGGTGGTCAAATTGTTTTCCAGTTTCTTCCAATTTCAACAGGGTTGCAGAGATTAATTGATTCACGCTGGAATAATCGCTATCTCGAAACTGCATTATTGCCATTAACTCATCCACATGAGACATCATCTGGGAATATAATATAGCTAAAATTATACTCTCTTTTCGTAGAACTTGTTGAAGAAAGTAAAGGCAGTTCCTCGCGTTTCCACATCGAAATCAGAGTCAGCGGCAATTAAATCCAAAGTAGAGATTAATTGAACAACTAATCCATCGTTAACTTGCTTCTCGGCATCCTCACTGTTAAATCTACCTATTAAACTAGttacagccttgcatcttcctTGCCACTTATGCGTAAGGAACTTAGCCAGCTTTCTACTTCCACCTTGATTATGCTTGCTTCCGTTGACTGTATTCACAAATACTGCACATCTCTTGTAACCTGCGTTTACAAAGTTAAATAGGTTTTGAAGCATAGAGAACAGCTGCTGAATTGAAGGATGATCAATGAGGCTACAATGGTCAACAACAGCAAGACTAAGACAATGAGAATGACACCAAATGTGTTGATTCACATTTTGAGTAGCTTCACAAAAATGGTCTGCAAGCTTTGTCATCACTGATGCACCGTCGAAACAGTGCGCAATGCAATTCGCTTTCCAGTCAAGGTTTGTTTTGTCCAACATATTAGATATGtctgtaaataaatttgttgctcTTCCACGAGTTATTTCACACATATCAATCAACCTCTCTTCAATGACATTGTGTAATGGAATGTAAGAAACGTATTCATCGATTTCCACTTGGTGTTGCTTCTGAATGGTACAAATTACAAGACACATCTGGTTGCACAGAGCTATATCTGTTGTTGAATCAGCTTGTATactaaaaacacaatttttatttattaggctAATAATTCGCTTTTGTATTTGAGTAGTGAAAACTTTCAGTAGTGCATCAAAGGTGTCGTTACTAAGCCAGGTAATTTTTGATCCTCTGCCGACTGCACCATATTTTTTACCAAACTTACATTTTTGCGATGTCTTTTCGTTGGCTGAAAGCTGCCTCAAGTGTTCATTAAGCATTGGATCCACTGTTATAAGAAGTTTTAACAAGGCTTGAATGTTTCCATGCCGCAAATAAGGTTCCAAAATGGCGGTAGCATTTTCGTTTCGGTGCCCACGCCATGGTAGACCTTGCATAACAAGAGTGCGAAATGCTTTTATTATGCTTTTAAGAACAAAACGGTTTTGGTCTACAACTGTTTTAATCCCTTGGTCTAGAAGGTGACGAGTGGATTTTCCTGCTTTAGAGATAAAGAATGCGTCTAATGCTGCAGAGTGGGCAACTGATAGCTCATGTCTATTAATGTTGTGTAGATAGTGTGATCTTCCGGTTGGGTCTAACGGACATCCAGTCACGAAAATGTTGTTAGCATCACCATtaaaacatatacatacacTGCAAAAATATTTCTCTCTCTTCTGGTTAAAGCTGAGCTATGTACGTACAGTTTCATCTTGTTCGTTATCAATATTGCGTTTATAACCTCTGGATACTGTATTCTTTACAGAGCTTGGTTGAATTGGATGGGTACAAGTTATAAAACTTACCTCTTGTCCCGTTGCTGGCCTTTGCCAAAGTTTAATTGAATCACCTATGTTATCCAATGTTTGGAGGGATTGAATACTAATATGGTCTGACGTTTTCGAAATTGAAAAGTCAACTGAATTAATGTGACTAGAAACCTCGTCTGTAATTGCTTCAAAGGTATCATTGGAATCAGATGGTATAGGAGTAGTTGATGATGATGCAAAGAATCCAGGGAGAGTTTTTTGTCCCGATTGCAATATCTTTAACTCAGCTTGaactttttctttcttcttttccCATCCGGATTTctgttttttcatatttttctggaaaaaaaattttcaaaatgataaaTCACACACTAATACACACgtaattaaaattgaacaaaatttagaatacattaacaattataaatgaacaaaaaaaaaaaagtacctttTAAGTGCTTTGTTCGAATCTTTGttgaaatattataataaaaaaaatatcttattagtAAATCTGTTACTCATATCATTTTACAGATGAATCTGTTACTCATACATTTTACTCATGAAAATTGACTCACAGAGTCAATTTTCATGAGTATTTATACATGTCAATAACAATTAAGATAACCATAAATTACTCCCCGCtatc
Encoded here:
- the LOC136088542 gene encoding uncharacterized protein LOC136088542 isoform X2, with the protein product MMSHVDELMAIMQFRDSDYSSVNQLISATLLKLEETGKQFDHLWRYADSYCKVLQRNIYGIMKLDPENSELKNDLERLSIAYGNGGGSVRMKQLYAFPRSTFQEIRSLIFGNILTEMRARFSDKGCEDLNTLCSIVCPNMLICKTD
- the LOC136088542 gene encoding uncharacterized protein LOC136088542 isoform X1; this translates as MQGLPWRGHRNENATAILEPYLRHGNIQALLKLLITVDPMLNEHLRQLSANEKTSQKCKFGKKYGAVGRGSKITWLSNDTFDALLKVFTTQIQKRIISLINKNCVFSIQADSTTDIALCNQMCLVICTIQKQHQVEIDEYVSYIPLHNVIEERLIDMCEITRGRATNLFTDISNMLDKTNLDWKANCIAHCFDGASVMTKLADHFCEATQNVNQHIWCHSHCLSLAVVDHCSLIDHPSIQQLFSMLQNLFNFVNAGYKRCAVFVNTVNGSKHNQGGSRKLAKFLTHKWQGRCKAVTSLIGRFNSEDAEKQVNDGLVVQLISTLDLIAADSDFDVETRGTAFTFFNKFYEKRV